The following coding sequences are from one Methanomassiliicoccales archaeon window:
- a CDS encoding Lrp/AsnC family transcriptional regulator: MGQDDLDQTILRILQDNGKISIEEIADMLGRSPSTVRDRIRRMEDERLILGYSAIVDLEQLGVDAEAVVFAEIDIGLEGKAISALLSMSSVSEVMKVTGEPRLMFRVRASDRKELLRYLDKNIRPLGFRRLDVRLVLDRTVRYPGFV, from the coding sequence ATGGGGCAGGACGACCTGGACCAGACCATCCTTCGTATCTTACAGGACAATGGTAAGATCAGCATTGAAGAGATAGCCGATATGCTGGGCCGTTCACCCTCGACCGTCCGGGACAGGATCCGACGAATGGAGGACGAACGATTGATTTTGGGATATTCTGCCATCGTAGACCTGGAACAATTGGGGGTGGACGCCGAGGCGGTGGTCTTCGCCGAGATCGACATCGGGTTGGAGGGCAAGGCCATCAGCGCTCTTTTGTCCATGAGTAGTGTCAGCGAGGTCATGAAGGTGACCGGGGAGCCGCGCCTTATGTTCCGGGTAAGGGCTTCCGATCGCAAGGAATTGTTGAGGTATCTGGATAAGAACATACGTCCTTTGGGTTTCCGGCGTCTGGATGTAAGACTTGTTCTGGACCGCACTGTGAGATACCCCGGTTTCGTTTGA
- a CDS encoding DNA polymerase II large subunit, whose protein sequence is MQELACSKSMRHYFSELFRENERCYSMAVEARSKGLDPSLEVEIPQAEDLADRVEKQLSDWHVEGVAERIREISRRIESREEVSLFIAKELAREAVTAQEGREMAIERAVRVGLSVLTEGILVAPIVGIAGVKINQNDDGSEYLSLFFNGPIRAAGGTGQAMSVLIADVVRREFGIGVYHPTHGEVERLKEEIPLYRQCQHLQYTPNNEEIEIIYRHCPVCVDGERTEDQEISGYRNLPRIETNCVRGGVCLVIAEGLCLKAPKLEKHVKKLGLEGWDFLGDYIRMKKGEGKEGKEGKISPDYKYLKDIVAGRPVIGHPSRPGGFRLRYGRGRTTGLAAIAISPATMFALDDFLAIGTQIKIERPGKAGAVTPCDRLEGPILLLENGDLVQTNTVQEFLPFKGRVEEIIDVGQILLPFGEFVENNHVLVPGDYDIEWHRAELRGANEGELPPGWEDPRDFDEALATSLKFGVPLHPKFNLFWYDLPMAELLALRTFVLENGTWDGTLLHIPLDLTPKRSLELLGALHVVREGEVQLERYAKPLLAGLGLLGTDGISDQTILEGETVMDAVSRCTGVKVNPRSVTRIGSRMARPEKAKDRGMKTPSHTIFPIGLSGGNQRLMEKAAEKDNVTVKLGVRKCQQCGEFRVYYRCPCGGHTVSVGAPQVVPVNVKEELEKAKRILGERSILPKFKGVRELQSKDCCPEPLEKGILRRKYEIYVNKDGTIRFDLTDIPLTHFRPREIGLSVEKAHQLGYERDVFDQPLNDPEQLCELKVQDIVPSISCGEFLVRVAGFLDDLLERFYSMPRYYNALTKEDIVGHLGIGLAPHTSGGILCRIIGFTRASVCFGHPFFHAAKRRNADGDEDSVMLLMDGLLNFSRSYLPKGRGGLMDAPLVLAIRLDPNEVDKEAQNIDVHWEYPLEFYRASVEFRHPREVQGVMDMVSDRIKSLLQYEGFGMTHDTMDIAEGPAESAYKTLDSMMDKMTAQVELAKRLRAVDESDVVHRVITKHFLPDLIGNLKSFSGQKFRCTKCGESYRRVPLSGHCYCGHKLNLTVYEASVKKYLNVTSKIGRDYGVSEYTQQRIRLIEGSITSIFGEKGEEDAGNSNTTLDLFSEDGGEVVTTVVELRPPEETEASTVKATSKLEDF, encoded by the coding sequence TTGCAAGAATTGGCGTGCAGCAAGTCAATGCGCCATTATTTTTCCGAGCTCTTTCGAGAGAACGAGCGCTGCTACTCCATGGCCGTTGAGGCCCGGTCCAAAGGACTGGACCCTAGTCTTGAGGTAGAGATCCCACAGGCCGAGGACCTAGCAGACCGGGTAGAAAAACAGCTTTCTGACTGGCATGTTGAAGGCGTGGCGGAGCGTATTAGGGAGATATCCCGCCGCATCGAGAGCCGGGAAGAGGTGTCACTTTTCATCGCCAAGGAACTGGCCCGGGAAGCTGTCACCGCCCAGGAAGGCAGGGAGATGGCCATTGAACGCGCTGTGCGCGTCGGACTATCGGTTCTCACCGAGGGGATCCTGGTGGCACCTATCGTCGGCATCGCTGGGGTCAAGATCAACCAGAACGATGACGGTTCCGAGTATCTTTCATTGTTCTTCAACGGCCCTATAAGGGCTGCCGGAGGCACCGGTCAGGCCATGAGCGTGCTCATAGCTGACGTGGTGCGTAGGGAGTTTGGTATCGGAGTGTATCATCCAACGCACGGCGAGGTGGAGCGTTTGAAGGAGGAGATCCCTCTTTACAGACAATGCCAGCATCTGCAGTACACTCCTAACAACGAGGAGATCGAGATCATCTACCGCCACTGCCCGGTGTGTGTGGACGGGGAAAGAACCGAGGACCAGGAGATCTCCGGCTACCGCAATCTTCCTCGGATCGAGACCAACTGCGTTCGTGGTGGGGTGTGCTTGGTGATCGCCGAAGGCCTTTGCCTCAAAGCCCCCAAGCTGGAGAAGCACGTCAAAAAACTAGGCCTGGAAGGATGGGACTTCCTGGGCGATTATATCAGGATGAAGAAGGGCGAGGGGAAGGAGGGGAAGGAGGGCAAGATATCCCCCGATTACAAGTATCTCAAGGATATCGTGGCCGGAAGACCGGTGATAGGCCACCCCTCGCGTCCGGGTGGTTTCAGACTTAGATACGGAAGAGGAAGGACCACCGGTCTGGCGGCCATCGCTATCAGTCCAGCCACCATGTTCGCCCTGGATGATTTTTTGGCGATCGGCACCCAGATCAAGATCGAAAGGCCTGGAAAGGCTGGGGCGGTGACCCCTTGCGATCGTCTTGAAGGACCGATACTGCTGCTGGAGAATGGAGATCTGGTCCAAACTAACACGGTGCAGGAATTTCTGCCGTTCAAGGGAAGGGTAGAGGAGATCATTGACGTGGGGCAGATACTACTGCCTTTCGGGGAGTTCGTGGAGAACAACCATGTGCTTGTACCCGGGGATTATGACATCGAGTGGCACCGCGCGGAGCTTAGGGGTGCTAACGAAGGAGAGCTGCCCCCCGGTTGGGAGGACCCGCGGGACTTCGATGAGGCCTTGGCCACCTCGTTAAAGTTCGGTGTCCCGCTACATCCTAAATTCAATCTCTTCTGGTACGATCTTCCAATGGCGGAACTGCTGGCCCTGCGTACGTTCGTTCTGGAGAACGGGACCTGGGATGGCACGTTGCTGCATATCCCACTGGACCTAACCCCCAAACGCTCCCTGGAACTTCTGGGGGCGCTACACGTGGTTCGGGAAGGGGAAGTGCAATTGGAGAGATATGCCAAACCTTTGCTGGCCGGCCTGGGATTGTTAGGAACGGACGGAATTTCCGACCAGACGATCTTGGAAGGTGAGACGGTGATGGATGCTGTTTCCCGATGCACCGGGGTTAAGGTCAATCCCCGTTCGGTGACCCGCATAGGCTCCCGCATGGCCAGACCTGAAAAGGCCAAGGACCGGGGGATGAAGACCCCTTCGCACACCATCTTCCCGATTGGTCTCTCCGGCGGAAATCAGCGCCTCATGGAAAAAGCTGCTGAAAAGGACAATGTCACCGTCAAGCTGGGGGTCAGGAAATGCCAGCAATGCGGAGAGTTCCGAGTGTATTACCGATGCCCCTGCGGCGGACACACCGTCTCGGTGGGCGCGCCTCAAGTGGTCCCTGTGAATGTGAAGGAAGAACTGGAGAAGGCCAAACGGATTTTGGGAGAGCGTTCCATACTGCCCAAGTTCAAAGGGGTGCGAGAGCTCCAATCTAAGGACTGTTGCCCAGAACCTTTGGAGAAGGGGATCTTGCGGAGGAAATATGAGATCTACGTCAACAAGGACGGCACCATCCGTTTCGACCTGACGGACATACCTCTTACACATTTTCGACCTCGTGAGATCGGGTTGAGCGTGGAGAAGGCCCACCAGCTCGGATACGAAAGGGATGTGTTCGACCAACCCTTGAATGATCCTGAGCAGCTCTGCGAGCTGAAGGTGCAGGACATAGTGCCATCGATCTCCTGCGGGGAATTCCTGGTGAGGGTTGCCGGATTTTTGGACGACCTGCTGGAGAGGTTCTACAGCATGCCCAGGTATTACAACGCACTGACCAAAGAGGATATCGTCGGTCATCTTGGCATCGGACTCGCCCCTCACACATCGGGAGGGATACTCTGCCGCATCATCGGATTCACCCGGGCCAGCGTTTGCTTCGGACACCCGTTCTTTCATGCGGCTAAAAGGCGTAATGCCGATGGTGATGAGGATAGTGTCATGCTCCTCATGGACGGTCTGCTCAATTTCTCCCGCTCTTACCTACCAAAGGGTCGCGGTGGTCTGATGGACGCCCCCTTGGTCTTGGCCATTCGCCTGGACCCGAACGAAGTGGACAAGGAGGCCCAGAACATCGATGTCCATTGGGAATACCCCCTGGAGTTCTACCGCGCCAGCGTGGAGTTTCGCCACCCACGGGAGGTACAGGGGGTGATGGACATGGTCTCCGATCGCATCAAGTCCCTGCTGCAGTACGAAGGATTCGGCATGACCCATGACACCATGGACATTGCCGAAGGTCCCGCGGAATCGGCGTACAAGACCTTGGATAGCATGATGGACAAGATGACCGCCCAGGTCGAACTGGCAAAAAGATTGCGGGCTGTAGACGAGTCCGATGTGGTCCATAGGGTCATCACCAAACATTTTCTTCCAGACCTCATTGGCAACCTGAAGAGCTTCTCAGGACAGAAGTTTCGCTGCACCAAATGCGGCGAAAGCTACCGTCGGGTGCCATTGAGCGGGCATTGCTACTGTGGCCATAAATTGAACCTTACCGTCTATGAGGCCAGCGTAAAGAAGTACCTGAACGTCACAAGCAAGATCGGTCGAGATTATGGGGTTTCGGAGTACACACAGCAACGCATACGATTGATCGAGGGCTCCATCACTTCCATATTCGGTGAGAAAGGGGAGGAGGATGCAGGAAATAGCAATACCACCCTGGACCTGTTCAGTGAGGACGGTGGGGAAGTGGTGACGACAGTTGTTGAGCTGAGACCACCGGAGGAGACCGAGGCCAGTACGGTCAAGGCGACCTCGAAACTGGAAGATTTCTGA
- a CDS encoding 30S ribosomal protein S4 yields MGDPKFPRRSFDTPSHPWQGERIKEEAILVKQYGLKNKRELWKAKTILRNLRKQSRELQARLRIGEHQAKIETENLLRKCAKIGLLPIDGTRLDDVLGLSDVALLDRRLQTMVYQKGLASTVGQARQFIVHGHVCIDDQKVTIPGYIVTRKDEEMIMMNPLSPIADDMHPLRQAQNEANVAKAHKEEAAEFKKEMNEKKFVKHVPKDVVEAVKDVEDVPAELPTEEVD; encoded by the coding sequence ATGGGTGATCCTAAATTTCCAAGAAGGAGCTTCGACACTCCATCACACCCCTGGCAAGGGGAGCGCATCAAGGAAGAGGCCATACTGGTCAAGCAGTACGGCCTGAAGAACAAGAGGGAACTGTGGAAGGCCAAGACCATCCTCAGGAACCTTCGCAAGCAGTCCCGTGAACTCCAGGCTCGACTGAGGATCGGGGAGCACCAGGCTAAGATAGAGACCGAGAACTTGTTGCGCAAGTGCGCCAAGATCGGTCTGCTGCCAATTGACGGCACCAGGCTGGACGACGTGCTGGGTCTTTCCGACGTAGCCTTGCTGGACCGCCGCCTTCAGACCATGGTCTACCAGAAGGGGTTGGCCTCCACCGTGGGACAGGCTCGCCAGTTCATTGTGCACGGACACGTTTGCATCGATGACCAGAAGGTCACTATTCCCGGGTATATCGTCACCCGCAAGGACGAGGAAATGATCATGATGAATCCCCTGTCCCCGATCGCGGACGATATGCATCCTCTGAGGCAGGCCCAAAACGAGGCCAACGTGGCCAAGGCTCACAAGGAGGAGGCCGCGGAATTCAAGAAGGAAATGAACGAGAAGAAATTCGTCAAGCATGTTCCTAAGGATGTAGTGGAAGCCGTCAAGGATGTCGAGGATGTCCCGGCCGAACTTCCGACCGAGGAGGTGGACTGA
- a CDS encoding SLC13 family permease: MQTATLLALLIFLFTYSLISIRRVRGVSIDRPAAALFGAALMIIFGLLPVEQVLGAIDLNIIALLLGMMIIVSCLEITGLFERMSYLIVSKCRDQFTLLWVMMGITALLSALILNDTVVLMLTPIVIKVCRSIETNPVPFLIGEALAANIGSVATGVGNPQNAYIVIQSGITFPDFALALTPLAVISLIIAVLTVALVFRKNVFDGKIGEPRVIDRTLSLKGVAKPKLEAPFFLVMLVLIAVFIGFVISPWLKAPISIIAFVGGCFLMLSLPLIKKDTGTTLILRGVDWTLLLFFVGLFILLKGVETSGLMTLLLDSFEGIGAGVAGVTGLTIVSAVLSNLISNVPAVMLLAPTIPAGNDTLWLTLASSSTLAGNATILGAAANILVVEKGLGMGVEVRLWDFVKAGVPVTLITLLVSILLLGI, encoded by the coding sequence ATGCAGACCGCCACACTATTGGCCTTGCTTATCTTCCTGTTCACATATTCCCTGATATCGATACGCAGGGTCAGGGGCGTGAGCATCGACAGACCGGCGGCAGCTCTCTTCGGAGCGGCATTGATGATCATCTTCGGTCTATTGCCAGTGGAACAGGTCCTGGGAGCGATCGATCTGAACATCATCGCTCTACTGCTGGGAATGATGATCATCGTCTCTTGCTTGGAGATAACCGGCCTGTTCGAGCGAATGTCCTACCTCATAGTAAGTAAATGCCGGGACCAGTTCACCCTCTTATGGGTGATGATGGGCATCACCGCATTGCTGTCGGCGCTCATCCTGAACGATACCGTAGTGCTGATGCTCACTCCCATAGTCATCAAGGTCTGTCGTTCCATAGAGACCAATCCAGTGCCATTCCTGATCGGTGAGGCCTTGGCGGCGAACATAGGGAGCGTGGCCACGGGGGTGGGGAATCCTCAGAACGCCTATATCGTCATTCAGTCGGGGATCACCTTCCCCGACTTCGCATTGGCCTTGACGCCTTTGGCGGTCATATCATTGATTATCGCGGTGCTTACGGTGGCCTTGGTCTTTAGGAAGAACGTTTTCGATGGGAAAATAGGGGAACCCAGGGTCATCGACCGCACCCTATCTCTGAAAGGGGTGGCCAAGCCGAAATTGGAAGCCCCGTTCTTTTTGGTGATGCTCGTCCTCATCGCGGTGTTCATCGGTTTCGTCATCTCCCCCTGGTTGAAAGCCCCCATATCCATCATCGCCTTCGTGGGGGGATGTTTCCTGATGTTGTCACTGCCTCTGATAAAGAAGGACACCGGTACGACCCTGATACTGCGCGGCGTCGACTGGACGCTTCTTTTATTCTTTGTCGGTCTTTTCATTCTGCTCAAGGGGGTGGAGACATCCGGGCTGATGACGCTCCTGCTCGATTCCTTCGAGGGCATAGGTGCGGGCGTAGCGGGGGTGACCGGGCTGACGATCGTTTCCGCGGTGCTCTCAAATTTGATCAGCAATGTACCTGCGGTCATGCTGCTGGCCCCGACGATCCCGGCGGGCAATGACACCTTGTGGTTAACGTTGGCTTCCAGCTCCACACTGGCCGGCAACGCCACCATCCTGGGGGCTGCGGCCAATATCCTAGTCGTGGAGAAGGGATTGGGGATGGGGGTAGAGGTTCGTCTTTGGGACTTCGTCAAGGCAGGGGTCCCAGTGACCCTGATCACCCTGCTGGTGTCCATTCTCCTTCTGGGAATATGA
- a CDS encoding NfeD family protein, protein MTLATDLSLAFIVIGVLMLLVELSSPGSFLLVPATVLLALGGIGLLFPDLLLTWWSPLAAIIIVVPTTLLTIKLYQRLAPPAPPQTTVATSLIGMRGIVEVEVNPDTLRGKVRISNAIWSATSDRTIMVGKSVKVVRSEGVHVTVEEV, encoded by the coding sequence ATGACACTAGCCACTGACCTTTCGCTGGCATTCATCGTCATCGGGGTGCTAATGCTCCTAGTGGAGCTCAGCTCACCTGGGTCGTTCCTATTGGTGCCGGCCACTGTGCTCTTGGCATTAGGGGGCATAGGGCTACTGTTCCCTGACCTGTTACTGACATGGTGGTCCCCCTTGGCGGCAATTATCATAGTTGTCCCGACCACGTTGTTGACCATCAAGCTCTATCAGCGATTAGCTCCGCCTGCACCGCCGCAGACCACAGTAGCGACGTCGCTGATAGGCATGCGGGGCATTGTAGAGGTCGAGGTGAACCCCGACACACTTCGGGGGAAGGTCCGCATATCCAATGCCATCTGGAGCGCCACCTCTGATCGTACCATCATGGTCGGCAAGAGCGTCAAAGTAGTTCGGAGCGAGGGAGTCCACGTTACGGTGGAAGAGGTCTAA
- a CDS encoding peroxiredoxin, with protein sequence MPLIGDPLPDMVVKTTHGMMNIPKDFAGKWMILFSHPADFTPVCTTEFIAFAKKNCDFEDVGAKLIGLSIDQVFSHIKWVEWIEENMNVKIPFPIIADDIGKVAIRLGMVHPSRGMNTVRAVFIIDPTGKIRLIIYYPQEVGRSIDEVLRALKALQFTDKNHVAAPENWPNNDFLHDRVIIPPPSDYKTAMERKKNVGKGKDCYDWWFCTKKI encoded by the coding sequence ATGCCCCTGATCGGGGATCCGCTCCCTGACATGGTGGTCAAGACCACTCATGGAATGATGAACATCCCCAAGGATTTCGCTGGCAAATGGATGATCCTGTTCAGCCATCCGGCAGACTTTACCCCGGTGTGCACCACGGAGTTCATAGCCTTCGCCAAGAAGAACTGCGATTTTGAGGATGTCGGGGCTAAGTTGATCGGCCTGTCCATTGACCAGGTCTTCTCCCACATCAAATGGGTGGAGTGGATCGAGGAAAACATGAACGTCAAGATCCCCTTCCCCATCATCGCTGATGACATAGGAAAGGTGGCCATAAGATTGGGCATGGTGCATCCTAGCCGCGGTATGAACACCGTACGTGCCGTGTTCATCATTGACCCCACCGGAAAGATACGCCTGATCATCTACTACCCTCAGGAGGTCGGAAGGAGCATCGACGAGGTGCTGCGGGCCTTGAAGGCACTGCAGTTCACCGACAAGAACCATGTGGCCGCCCCGGAGAACTGGCCTAACAACGATTTCCTGCACGACCGGGTGATCATTCCTCCACCCAGCGACTATAAGACCGCTATGGAGAGGAAGAAGAACGTCGGTAAGGGCAAGGATTGTTACGATTGGTGGTTCTGCACCAAGAAGATATAG
- a CDS encoding DNA-directed RNA polymerase subunit D, whose product MHVKMLELMETRAKFLITDASPEKVNALRRALMMDLPKMAIDDVEFLLGSIRDEEGNEYESVSPVFDEIVAHRLGLVPIPTDLELFGFRDQCSCGGEGCPNCTIMYKLEKRGPCEVYSGDLDSLGGDAYRPNDELIPIVRLGERQGILAYATAELGIGRKHAKWQATHGVGYKYYPTVTIDQDKCDNGGSCIKVCPKQVMSFKDRNVQVIDNDACVLCGDCIKVCRTNAISVEGSEESFLFEFETDGSLSAQVALAKALESLENTFDEFREKIASLEI is encoded by the coding sequence ATGCACGTCAAGATGTTAGAGCTGATGGAGACCAGGGCCAAGTTCCTGATCACCGACGCCAGCCCGGAGAAGGTCAACGCCCTCCGCAGGGCTTTGATGATGGACCTGCCCAAGATGGCCATCGACGACGTGGAGTTCCTACTTGGTTCCATCCGGGACGAGGAAGGGAACGAATACGAGAGCGTCAGCCCGGTCTTCGATGAGATCGTGGCTCATCGTCTCGGATTAGTACCCATCCCCACCGATCTGGAGCTTTTCGGCTTCAGGGACCAATGCTCCTGCGGCGGCGAAGGCTGCCCCAACTGTACCATCATGTACAAGCTGGAAAAGCGCGGTCCATGCGAAGTGTACTCCGGGGACCTGGATTCCCTGGGTGGCGACGCCTACCGGCCTAATGACGAGCTTATCCCCATTGTCCGTTTGGGTGAGAGGCAGGGCATATTGGCCTATGCCACCGCTGAACTGGGCATCGGGCGCAAGCACGCCAAGTGGCAGGCGACTCACGGAGTGGGTTACAAATATTATCCCACCGTGACCATCGATCAGGACAAGTGCGACAACGGTGGAAGCTGCATCAAGGTCTGCCCCAAGCAGGTGATGAGCTTCAAGGACCGCAATGTCCAGGTGATCGACAACGATGCCTGCGTTTTGTGCGGAGATTGCATCAAGGTCTGCCGCACCAACGCCATCTCCGTCGAAGGTTCGGAGGAATCGTTCCTGTTCGAGTTCGAGACCGATGGGTCCTTGAGCGCCCAGGTGGCTTTGGCTAAGGCTCTGGAATCATTGGAGAACACCTTCGATGAGTTCAGAGAAAAGATCGCTTCTCTGGAGATCTAA
- a CDS encoding GTPase produces the protein MHNLRKRIPTILTSEEILDKAFRKLNKIDKEGPVKTDMVKRKSMARIASATDVISSTLHKYVKVFPSINNRDDFLAEMIEVTVGVDKLKKSLSNLDWAAGKVKELQKQYTSKVMTSSSVQSADTFRKAFYGRASSVVKKVSPDLEFLTFARNEFRKVPDFNDEFLTLVIAGFPNVGKSQFLSKISAAEPEVAPYPFTTKGIAVGMHQVGTRRYQVIDTPGLLDRELVERNRIEMQAITALKHLANAILFILDPTETCGYHMESQMKLLESVRITFPDLPILIVENKLDILDSGSDRLKMSAATGQGVEEVMTALLDSIKHLEKPEPMF, from the coding sequence GTGCACAATCTCAGGAAACGCATTCCCACCATTCTCACTTCGGAGGAGATCTTAGATAAGGCCTTCCGTAAGTTGAACAAGATTGACAAGGAAGGTCCTGTCAAGACGGACATGGTCAAGCGCAAGTCCATGGCTCGAATAGCTTCCGCGACGGACGTGATCTCGTCGACATTGCACAAGTATGTCAAGGTCTTCCCAAGCATCAACAACAGGGACGATTTCCTGGCCGAGATGATCGAGGTCACCGTGGGGGTGGACAAACTGAAGAAATCCTTGTCCAACCTAGATTGGGCGGCGGGCAAGGTCAAAGAACTGCAGAAACAGTATACCAGCAAGGTCATGACCTCCTCATCGGTGCAATCTGCCGATACTTTTCGCAAGGCCTTCTACGGCCGCGCTTCATCGGTCGTAAAAAAGGTATCGCCCGATCTGGAGTTCCTTACATTTGCTCGAAACGAGTTCCGTAAGGTGCCGGACTTCAACGACGAATTTCTCACCTTGGTCATCGCCGGCTTTCCCAACGTGGGAAAGAGCCAGTTCCTATCAAAGATATCCGCTGCCGAGCCAGAGGTGGCTCCCTATCCGTTCACCACCAAGGGGATCGCGGTCGGTATGCATCAGGTAGGAACACGCCGCTATCAGGTGATCGACACCCCCGGCCTTCTGGACCGAGAGCTGGTGGAACGCAACCGTATCGAGATGCAGGCCATCACTGCCTTGAAGCACCTGGCTAACGCCATATTGTTCATCCTTGATCCTACGGAGACCTGCGGTTATCACATGGAAAGCCAGATGAAGCTGCTGGAATCGGTGCGGATCACCTTCCCAGATCTTCCCATCCTGATCGTGGAGAACAAGTTGGACATCCTGGACTCCGGCTCAGACCGGCTCAAGATGAGCGCGGCCACCGGTCAAGGGGTCGAAGAAGTGATGACCGCCTTACTTGATTCCATCAAGCACCTTGAAAAACCAGAGCCAATGTTCTGA
- a CDS encoding 30S ribosomal protein S11, which produces MGKWGIANVFASYNNIIITLTDVTGAETITKCTGGMVVKAAKDESSPYAAMRAAERVAEIAKEKGIDGIHVKVRAPGGNGSTSPGPGAQAAIRALSRAGLRIGRIEDVTPIPHDGTKKKGGRRGRRV; this is translated from the coding sequence ATGGGCAAGTGGGGTATAGCGAACGTATTCGCCAGCTACAACAACATCATAATCACCTTGACCGACGTCACCGGTGCCGAAACCATAACCAAGTGCACTGGTGGCATGGTGGTCAAGGCGGCCAAGGACGAATCATCCCCCTACGCAGCCATGAGGGCAGCGGAGAGGGTCGCTGAGATAGCCAAGGAAAAGGGGATCGATGGCATACACGTCAAGGTGCGCGCACCTGGCGGTAACGGGTCCACTTCCCCCGGTCCTGGTGCTCAGGCGGCGATAAGGGCACTGTCCCGCGCCGGGCTAAGGATCGGACGCATTGAAGACGTGACTCCCATCCCACACGACGGTACCAAGAAGAAGGGTGGACGCCGGGGTAGAAGGGTGTAA
- a CDS encoding NUDIX hydrolase: protein MDAEYYRTLSAVRSAGVHEAEVLLGVSSTTVRRRLRKLEERLGQPVVENGQINQTGSDLLKQMEDRTSQLEEQLVNLWRKPTLTCDGLVISNNKILLVRRGKEPFKGTYALPGGIVEYGESTEHCVVREVGEETGLRTEVVGLLEVSSVPGRDPRGHFISLLYELKVVGGELAGGDDADSAELFPLDELPPLAFDHGQLIKEALEKVTQHSL, encoded by the coding sequence ATGGATGCGGAGTATTACCGCACACTCTCCGCGGTTCGCTCCGCAGGGGTACATGAGGCGGAAGTCCTGTTGGGGGTATCGTCCACCACCGTTCGACGGCGGTTGCGAAAATTGGAGGAACGACTGGGTCAGCCAGTCGTCGAGAACGGTCAGATCAATCAGACTGGATCGGACCTTCTCAAGCAGATGGAAGATCGGACCAGTCAGCTGGAAGAACAACTGGTCAACCTTTGGCGCAAGCCTACGCTGACCTGTGATGGATTGGTCATTTCCAATAATAAAATATTACTTGTGCGCCGCGGTAAAGAACCGTTCAAAGGGACCTACGCTCTGCCTGGAGGTATTGTGGAGTACGGGGAGAGCACCGAGCATTGCGTGGTACGTGAGGTGGGGGAGGAGACCGGTCTACGCACCGAGGTAGTAGGTTTACTGGAGGTTTCCTCGGTCCCGGGCCGCGATCCCCGTGGCCATTTCATTTCTCTGCTTTATGAGCTGAAGGTCGTCGGCGGCGAGCTAGCAGGAGGTGATGATGCGGACTCGGCCGAGCTTTTCCCGCTGGATGAGCTACCTCCCCTGGCCTTTGACCACGGACAGCTTATAAAGGAAGCTCTGGAGAAAGTAACGCAACATTCTTTATAA
- a CDS encoding 30S ribosomal protein S13, with translation MAEAKNTKTEEKEKDDFRYIVRIVNTDIDGNKPTVVGLQSIKGVGKRVAEIVVKKAGVDRSTKIGAVDEAKVAELTNLISTYSDYVPHWACNRQHDYETGEDHHIYGTEVDMVLKDDINRLKMIRCYRGVRHESGHKLRGQRTRSNGRKGLTLGVSKVKPQPAKK, from the coding sequence TTGGCTGAAGCGAAGAACACTAAGACTGAAGAGAAGGAGAAGGACGACTTCAGGTACATTGTCCGTATAGTGAACACGGACATTGATGGCAACAAGCCTACTGTGGTCGGCCTGCAGAGCATTAAAGGCGTTGGAAAGAGAGTGGCCGAGATAGTGGTCAAAAAAGCGGGAGTGGACCGCTCGACCAAGATCGGAGCTGTGGACGAGGCCAAGGTCGCCGAGCTGACCAATCTCATTTCCACCTATTCCGATTATGTGCCTCATTGGGCATGCAACCGCCAACACGATTACGAGACCGGTGAGGACCATCACATTTATGGTACCGAAGTTGACATGGTCTTGAAGGATGACATCAACCGCCTGAAGATGATCAGATGCTACCGGGGAGTACGCCACGAGTCTGGACACAAGCTCCGCGGCCAGCGCACGAGATCGAACGGCAGGAAGGGATTGACCTTGGGTGTTTCGAAGGTTAAACCCCAGCCGGCGAAGAAGTAA